ATGGAACGGCGACCAGGCAGAGGCACAGTTCAATAGATTAGGTACAGCAGAACTTATACTGGATAACAGTTTACCATCAGTTTCTTCAGGATGGAAAGATGGAGCTGTTGTAAGCGGAAGTTCTTTACGCTTAAAAGGAAGTACAAAAGTAGGGGATATTGTTTCATTCCGGGCAGAACTGGATGGGAAATGGCTGCGATTTGCCCGTGTGAAAAATGATTTTATCTACATTTTTGATGAAAAGTGTCCAAAAACTTCGGGAGAACATAGTTTAAAAATAACCACAATCAATACCGCGGGAAATATAAACACACAGACTTTTACATTCCGTAGATAAAACTGTAGTTGAAATCGTGAATACATTTTACATGAATACATCCTACAATCATGTAATTTTAAATACATTTGTCCTTTAAAAATTAAAATCATTGGAATTTCATCCGTTCATCGAAAAATCGAGTACTCAGGAAATAAAGGCGTTTCAGGAAGAAAAACTTCAGCAGCTTCTGGCTTATCTTGAAGGAAATTCACCTTTTTATCAGAGGTTGTTTAAGGAAAAGAATATCAATATTGGAGAAATCCGGACATTGGAAGATCTGCAAAAGATTCCTGTTACAACAAAGAATGATTTGCAGCAGCATAATCATGATTTTTTCTGTATTACACCAGATAAGATTGTAGACTACAGCACGACTTCCGGAACGTTAGGAGATCCGGTAACCTTTGGATTGTCTGATGGAGACCTTGAAAGATTGGCTTACAATGAGGCCATATCCTTTGCCTGTGCCGGAATTCAGAAGGGAGATGTAGTACAGATGATCACTACGATTGATAAACGTTTCATGGCTGGGCTTGCTTATTTTTTAGGATTAAGAAAAATGGGTGCCAGTGTTGTCAGAATGGGCCCTGGAATTCCAGAATTACAATGGGATTCTATTTTCAGATACAAACCTAAATACCTGATTACAGTTCCTTCATTTTTATTGAAGATGATTGATTATGCTGAAAAACATGGTCTGGATTATAAAAATTCAAGTGTTTATGGAGCAGTATGTATCGGAGAGAGTATTAAAAATCAGGATTTTACAGATAATATTCTTTCCCAGAAGATCAAAGAGAAATGGGATATCAAACTTTTTTCTACTTATGCTTCTACAGAAATGAGTACCGCTTTTACAGAGTGTGAGTTTCAGATCGGAGGACACCATCACCCAGAGCTGATTATTACAGAAATTCTGGATGAAGATGAAAATGTAGTGAAAGAAGGCGAAAGTGGAGAGCTGACCATCACTACTTTAGGAGTGGAAGCCATTCCTTTGCTAAGATTTAAAACCGGAGATATTGTAAAAGCCCATTATGAACCCTGTCAATGTGGAAGAAATACCATGCGATTGGGGCCTGTAATTGGAAGAAAACAGCAGATGATAAAGTATAAAGGAACAACCCTCTATCCACCTGCAATGAACGATATTCTGAATGATTTTAATAATATTCTCTGTTACCAGATCGTGATTCAGGCCAATGAGATCGGACTGGATGAAATCATCATCAAATTAAGTACAGATCAGGAAAATGAAAACTTTGTGAATGAGGTAAGAGACCATTTCCGTGCAAAATTAAGAGTAAGTCCGAAAATTGAAATCATTGATTTTGATATTCTGTCTAAAACCGTTTTTAATCCAAACAGCAGAAAGCCAATTACTTTTATTGATTTGAGATAAATGTAATATATTAGATGCTGAACTTAAATAGTAAAACTAAGACCCATGAAAAAAATATTATTACTGACATTACTGATCTTGGTGACAATGGTGTTCGGACAGGAGAAAATGGAACTCATTTCAGGAAATTTTCAAGCTTTAAAAGATCAGAAAGAAGTGAATATAGAGCTTAGATTTGATAATGTATTGTTTATGAAAGAAAACTTTACGGAAGCTCAATATCTGGAAAATAGGAAAGAAGATGTTCTGTCTAATCCTAAAAGAGGAAAAGAAGGATGGAAACAATGGATTGGAGAATGGGAACGGTATAAAAAAGAAGAGTATATTAACCATTTTGCAAAAGGTTTAGGCAAATACTATAAAGAAGTCACATTTAAAAAGGATGGCTCTGCAAAATACACATTGATACTGGATACAAAATGGCTTTTACCGGGATGGCATGCTGGACTTGTAGTGATGGAAGCACAGGTAAGCGGCACAATTAAGTTGGTGGAAGCTAGTAATCCTTCAGTGGTTTTAGCTGAAGTGGCTTTGAATAAATTTGATAAATTTATTCAAAGTAAGGATGAGGTTATGGAATATGGAAGAATTGCTACAGTATATGAATCAGCAGGAAGGTATCTGGGAAAAGAAATCAAAAAATCGATGAAATAATAAAAAACGGTCTGAATTTTCAGACCGTTTTTTTTATTCTTGAGTTTGTTCTTTTTCAAGTTTGATGAGGTTCGCAAGATTCTTAATCACCGTATCATGCTTTTTCACAAAAGGATTGTCTTTATTCCAGACATATCCGGCGAGAACCGCACAAATCTTTTTCTTTACATCCGGATTTTCCGGTTGGTGGAAGAATAATTCCTGAAGATTTCCGGTATACCATTCTTTTACATAAGTGGTGAATACATCTACACCGTATAAAATATAATCCGTGTATTCTGTCTGCCAGTCGATTTTCTCACCATTTAGCTGTCTTAATGCCAGTTTAGCAGCCAGCATTCCGGATTCTGTAGCGAAAGCCATTCCTGATGAAAAAACAGGATCAAGGAATTCAGAAGCATTACCAGTTAAGGCAAATCCGTCTCCGAATAAACTTTTAACAGAACATGAATAATCTTTCAGATGTCTTGGCTCAAAGAGAAACTCTACATCCCCAAAACGTTTCATATAATAATCAGAAAGGGAAATTGCTTTTCTTAAAGCTTCAGCAGTATCCCCATTTTCAGATAGTTTTTCAATATATTCGGTAGGTCCTACAATTCCTAAACTTGTGTTTCCGTTAGAAAAAGGAATGACCCAAAGCCATACTTCGGTTTCAATAATATCAAAAGAAATCAAAGTTCCTTCTTCACCAGGTTCTCTGTTAAGATCTTTTACATGAGAGAAAATAGCAGAGTGTGGAGATAATTTGGATGGCTTTTCAAGATCAAGCAAACGAGGTAGTACTCTTCCGTAACCACTTGAATCAATTACAAATTTTGCGTGGATTTCCTTAGTTTCACCCTCTTTAGTTCGTACGGTTGTTATGGAATCTGTTCCCTCAAACTTGATGTCGATCACTTCTGTTTCAAATTCAAGATCAACCCCTTTATTAATGACCTCCTGAGCTAAAGTATTATCAAAATCAGCTCTCGGAACCTGCCAGGTCCAATCCCAGCCTTCTCCAAATTTATTGCTGAAATCAAAAATGCAGACTTCGTCACCACGAAGGAAACGGGCACCCAGTTTTTTTTCAAAGCCCATTTTATCCAAAGCAGGGAACAGTCCGGCCTCATCAAAGTGGTCCATCACCCTTGGGATTAAGCTTTCACCGACTACCAGTCTTGGGAATTTTGTTTTTTCCACCACTTTCACGCTGACGTTATTGTTCTTTAAGTAAGAAGAAGATACGCATCCAGAAGGTCCGGCTCCGATTACAAGAACGTCAACAAATTCTTTGCTCATCTTTGATTTTTTATTTTAATAATAACTTTTATCTTTGCCGCAAAATTAGTGACAAATAATTAATATTTTACAAAATTATCAACTATTACTTTTAATTGATGAAAATAAATAACTTTTTAGAACTGAAAGACTTTCAAAAAATTATCATTGAAAATGAAAAAATAGAACTGGATGAATCACTTTTGTCAAGAGTGAATGCAAGTTTTCAGTTTTTAAAGGAATTTTCAAAAAATAAAGTAATATACGGAGTGAATACCGGTTTTGGGCCAATGGCACAATTCAAGATCAGTGATGAGGATACTCACCAGCTTCAGTATAACCTGATAAGAAGCCACTCTTCCGGAATCGGAAACCCTTTGCCTTCCCAGGAAGTGAAAGCTTGTATGCTGGCCAGAATGAATACTTTATCATTAGGAAATTCAGGAGTGCATGAATCTGTTATTTATCTTCTTCAGGAATTAATCAACAGAGATATTACCCCATTAATTTTTGAACATGGAGGAGTAGGAGCAAGTGGTGACCTTGTCCAGCTGGCTCACCTTGCTTTGGTGCTAATAGGCGAAGGAGAAGTTTTCTATAAAGGAGAAAGAAAACTGACCAAAGAGGTTTTTGAAATCGAAGAGCTGAAACCAATTCAGGTGGAGATCCGTGAAGGACTTGCCCTGATGAACGGAACTTCCGTAATGTCAGGAATTGGTATTGTAAATGCTTATAAAGCAAATCAGTTAACAGATATTTCTATTAAGCTTTCTTGCGCCATTAATGAAATTGTTCAGGCTTATGACGATCATTTATCAGAAGCATTAAACGGAACAAAAAGACACTACGGTCAGCAGAAAGTAGCAGAAAGAATGCGTGCTCACCTGGCTGACAGTAAGCTGATCAGAAAAAGAGCAGATCATCTGTATACCCATTTTGAAGAACAGGAAAAGGTATTCAAGGAAAAAGTACAGGAGTATTATTCTTTAAGATGTGTACCACAGATTTTAGGTCCGGTATTAGATACATTAGAATATACGGAGAAAGTTCTTGAAAATGAGATCAATTCTGCCAATGATAACCCGATTATTAATGTAGAAGATCAGCATGTTTACCACGGAGGAAATTTCCATGGAGACTACATTTCTCTGGAAATGGACAAATTAAAAATTGTGGTTACAAAACTTACAATGCTTGCAGAAAGACAGTTAAACTATCTTTTGAATGCTAAAATCAATGAAATTTTGCCTCCTTTTGTAAATTTAGGTAAATTAGGGTTCAATTTCGGAATGCAGGGCGTTCAGTTTACAGCAACATCTACTACAGCAGAAAGTCAAATGTTGTCAAATCCCATGTATGTTCACAGCATTCCAAATAATAATGACAATCAGGATGTGGTTAGTATGGGAACCAATGCTGCAGTAATCTGCAGAAAAGTAATTGAAAATGCTTTTGAAGTACTGGCGATTGAAGCGATTACCATTGTTCAGGCTATAGAATATCTTGGTTTTCAGAATGAAATTTCATCGTCTACAAAAGAATTATACGATGAGATCAGAAAAATAATTCCTGCATTCTCAGATGATATGGTAATGTATCCGTATCTGGAGGAAGTAAAGAAATATTTAAAAGCAATGTAACTATTAACAATAGTAGATTGTCTATAAAAAAGAAAAACAAGGTAACTTAAAAAAACTAAAACAAAATAAACACTAACGCATGAAATGTGCAATTGTAACAGGTGGCTCCAGAGGAATCGGGAGAGCAATCTGTATAAAACTGGCTGAAGAGAAGACTTACCACATACTCATTAACTACACTTCCAATGAAGCTGCGGCAAAGGAAACTTTGGCTCAAGTTGAAGAATTGGGGGCTACAGGAGAAATTCTTAAATTTGATGTAGGAAATACCGAAGAAGTACGGCAGATATTAACAGCATGGCAGGACAATAATCCTGAAGCTTTGGTAGAAGTTATCGTTAACAACGCTGGAATTACAAGAGACGGTTTATTTATGTGGATGCAGAAAGAAGACTGGAATACCGTAATCAATACAAGTTTAGATGGCTTCTTCAATGTTACTAATTTCTTTATTCAAAAGCTGCTTCGCAACAAATACGGAAGAATCATCAATATGGTTTCAGTATCCGGAGTAAAAGGAACGGCCGGTCAGACCAATTATTCTGCCGCTAAAGGAGCGTTGGTAGGTGCTACAAAAGCTCTTGCTCAGGAAGTTGCTAAGAGAAATATTACGGTAAATGCGGTCGCTCCAGGATTTATCAGAACAGATATGACTCAGGAGTTTAATGAAGATGAATTGAAGGCAATGATTCCTGCCAACCGGTTTGGAGAAGCAGAAGAGGTTGCAGATCTTGTCGCATTTTTAGCTTCCAGGAAATCGTCATACATCACAGAAGAAGTGATTAATATTAACGGTGGAATTTACTCGTAAATAATCTAACAATATACCAATGTACCAGTGTACCAATGTTGATTGGATCCCAATGAAAATATTGTTACATTGCTAGACTGATACATTGTTAAATTCAATATATACAAATGGAAAATAGGGTTGTAATTACCGGAATGGGAATTTATTCCTGCATCGGGACGTCTTTAGAAGAGGTCAGGGAATCCCTATATCAAGGAAAATCCGGTATTGTTTTAGATCAGGATAGAAAAGAGTTCGGTTTCAGATCAGGACTTACAGGAGTAGTTCCAAAACCTGATTTAAAGAATCTCCTGAACAGACGCCAGCGTGTAAGCATGGGAGAAGAAAGTGAATATGCTTATCTTGCTACCCTTGATGCCCTGAAACAGGCCAATCTTGATGAAACTTTTTTAGATGCCCATGAAGTGGGGATTTTATATGGAAATGACAGTGTTTCCCAAGCAGTGGTAGAATCTATCGACATTGCAAGGGAAAAGAAAGATACTACATTGATGGGATCAGGAGCGATCTTTAAATCAATGAACTCAACAGTAACGATGAACCTTTCTACGATCTTTAAACTAAAAGGGATCAATCTTACCATCAGTGCAGCCTGTGCAAGTGGTTCACATTCCTTAGGGCTTGCTTACATGATGATTAAGAACGGTTTTCAGGATATGATCATTTGTGGTGGGGCTCAGGAAACCAACAAATACTCTATGGCAAGCTTTGATGGATTAGGTGTTTTTTCAGCAAGAGAGGAAGACCCTACAAAAGCATCAAGACCTTTCGATGCCGGAAGAGACGGCTTGATTCCGAGTGGAGGAGCCGCTTCTTTAATCGTTGAGAGTCTGGAATCTGCCCAAAGAAGAGGAGCTCCTATCATTGCTGAAATCATAGGATATGGTTTTTCATCCAATGGCGGACATATTTCAACTCCAAATGTTGACGGACCGGCTTTAGCGATGGATAGAGCTTTGAAACAATCCGGATTGAAAGCTTCAGACATCGATTATATTAACGCTCATGCTACTTCTACTCCAATTGGTGACGCCAATGAAGCGAAAGCTATCTATGAGATTTTTGGAAGCGAAGTTCCTGTAAGCTCTACGAAATCCATGACGGGACACGAGTGCTGGATGGCTGGTGCAAGTGAAGTTATTTACTCAATTCTGATGATGCAGAATGATTTTGTAGCTCCGAATATTAACCTGGAAAATCCTGATAATGAGGCTCAAAAGATAAATTTAGTCTCCAAAACAAAAAATCAAAAAATTGATGTATTTTTGTCGAATTCTTTTGGGTTCGGGGGAACCAATTCTGCATTAATAGTTAAAAAATTTGATTAAAAACATGGAAAGGGAAAAAATTGTTGCTATTGTTAATGATTTTCTGGTTAACGAATTTGAAGTTGACGGAGATGAAATCAGTAATGATGCCAACCTTAAAAATACACTAGGACTAGACAGCTTGGATTATATTGACATGGTCGTAGTGATTGAATCCAATTTCGGAGTGAAATTAGGAGAAGCAGACTTCAAGAAAATGGTAACATTTGATGATTTCTACACAACGATTGAAAATAAGATCGTTGCAAAAAACGCATAGTTATTAAATAATCTATATTCCTTACAATGTACCAATGTAATAATAGAAGAGGATACTCAGAGATATTGTTACATTGGTACTCTTTTATATTAGCAAACTGTATGTATGAACAAGTGGAAAGGTAAATCTAAAGGGACGGTGCTGGGCTACAGGATATTCGTCTGGTGTATTAGAAATATCGGAATCAGAAGTTCATATCTCGTATTGTACCTTGTGGCTGCTTATTACGTTCTGTTTCAGAAAAAAAGCAACCAATACATTCTCTATTATTTCCAAAAAAGACTGAATTTCAGCTATTGGAAGGCTAAGCGCTCTATTTTTAAAAGCTATTTCACCTTCGGACAGGTTCTGATCGATAAAACGGCTATTTCTGCAGGTTTGAGAGAGAAATATACCTATGAATTTGATGGTATTGAAAACCTGAGAAATCTTTTGGCTGCTAAGAAAGGTGGAGTTCTTATCAGTGCTCACATCGGAAATTTTGAAGTAGCAGAGCATTTCTTTGCAGACATTGATTTTGACTGTCAAATTAACCTCGTCACTACAGATCAGGAAGTTACCGTCATCAAGGAATATCTGGAGAGTGTTTCTGTAAAAAAGAGTACTATTAAATTCATCTATGTCAAAGAAGATATGTCGCATATCTTTGAGATCAATCAGGCTTTGTCCAATAATGAACTGATCTGTTTTACGGGAGACCGTTACTTTGAAGGATCAAAATTTCTGGAAGCCGAATTATTAGGAAAAAGTGCCAAATTTCCGGCCGGACCATTCCTCATTGCTTCCCGTTTGGGAGTACCTGTGGTATATGTTTATGTGATGAAAGAAAAGAACCTTCATTACCATTTGTATGCACGAGTAGCACAGAATATCAAGAACCGGGATTCTCAGGGGCTTTTACAGTCTTACGTTCAGAATCTTGAAACCATGCTTAAAAAATATCCGCTTCAATGGTTTAATTATTTTGATTTTTGGGATGATGTTGATTAATTTTTCTATTTTTATTCCCTAAAAACTAATAAAAACTCAAAAATATTAAGGAAGTGAAATTCAAAAATGATATTGTTCAAATAGGATTTTCCTGTACAATAATCATAAAATAATATCCAAATTTCTTAATTTAAAAAAAGCACATCCTCCTTTGAAAAAAGAATATGACATACTTGTAATCGGCAGCGGATTGGGAGGTCTTGTTTCAGCTCTTGTTTTAGCGAAAGAAGGCCTGAAGGTTTGCGTGCTGGAAAAAAACAATCAGTATGGAGGTAATCTTCAGACTTTTTCAAGAGATAAGCTTATTTTTGATACAGGAGTGCATTATTTGGGTGGCCTTTCAAAAGGGCAGAACCTGCACCGTTTTTTCTCCTATCTTGAGATTATGGATGATCTGGAACTTCAGCAAATGGATGAGGACGGGTATGACAGAATTTCCTTTGGAGATGATGCTGTTGAATATCCGCATGCTCAAGGCTATCAAAACTTTGTAGAACAATTATCGGTCTGTTTTCCTGAGGAAAAAGAAAATCTTGAAAATTATTGTGAAGAGATTCAATATGTATGCAGCCAGTTTCCAAGGTATCATGTAGTAGGAAAGGATAATTACAATGAGGAGATCCTGCATTTAAATACCAAAAGATTCGTTGAATCTGTAACCCAGAATAAAAAACTTCAGGCAGTCTTATTAGGATCTAATTTCCTGTATGCCGGAGATTCGGAAAACGTTCCTTTTTACGTTCATGCTTTAACGGTGAATTCTTACATACAAAGTGCCTATAAATGTGTAAAAGGAGGGAGTCAGATATCCAGATTGCTCATTCGAAAACTTCGTCAGTATGGGGCTGAAGTTCACAAACATTCAGAAGTTTCTGAATTTATTTTTAATGGAAATAATACACTGACTTCTGTAAAGACAAAGACAGGGAAAGAATATGCCGCAAAGAAGTTTATTTCCAATATTGAAATTCGTTCTGCCATTAAGCTGATTGGAGAAGAAAGACTGAAAAAATCTTTTCTGAACAGAGTTTTAAGTTGGCAGCCGGTTTCCTCATGTTTCAGTGTTTACATTGTTTTAAAACCTCATTGCCTACCGAATTTTAATTATAATATTTATCATTATTCCTCAGAAGAGCAGGTTTGGAACGCCTATCGTTATCATAAACAAGCCTGGCCGGAGACGTATATGCTTTCATCCACCCCCTCAAAACAAAATTCTGTTTTTGCAGAAAGTCTAACGGCTATTTCTTATATGGATTTTGATGAGGTTAAACAATGGGAAAATACAGTCAATACCGTAGCTGATGAGCATGAAAGAGGAAAACAGTATGAAGGCTTCAAGCTGGAAAAGACTGAAAAAATGATTGACGCTCTGGAAAAGAAAATTCCGGGTTTGAGACATGCTATCCAACGAATATATACCTCTTCTCCCTTATCTTACCGGGATTATATCGGAAGTTTTGAAGGAAATATGTACGGGTATATGAAAAACTCAGAGAATCCTCTGAAAACCATGGTTTCTCCCCGTACAAAAATTGATAATCTGTTTCTTACAGGTCAATCTGTGAATATGCACGGAATTTTGGGAGTAACCATAGGTGCATTCAATACCTGTGCTGAAATTCTGGGAAAAGAAACGATTGACAGTCGCTTGCACTCAATGACTTAATTAAGACAATCGTGAAAAAAACTAATATCCAACATCTGTCATATAAAAGGGTTCTTATCTCCTTCCTTTTTTTCTTTCTCCTGAGCTCTTGTGGAGTATCAAAATCTATTCATCACCTTCCTGATGTCAAACAATATGCATTAGAAATTCCGAAGGTTACCAGGATCAATGACAGTACCTTTAGCTATAATCAAAATGTTCTCACCAAAAATAAACAACAGCTTTGGGAGCTTTATATTAAAGGAAACCCTTTGCAATTAGGGTATAACAACGGAGCGTTAACTCAGGATCTGATGCAGAAGCAGGAGGAAATTTTCTTCTCCAAAGTAGAAGGCTTTGTTCCTTCAAAATTTAAGCAGAAACTTTTAAATACCTTCTTAAAGTGGTACAATCGTAAAATGTATCTCAATGTAAGAGAAGATTATCAGGCAGAATTGTATGGGTTGTCACAATACTCATCTGATCGGTATGATTTTATTGCACCAAGATATCTGAGAAATCTGTATCTGCATGGAGCTCATGATATTGGGCATGCGATGCAGGATCTTGCGATGGTAGGTTGTACTTCTCTGGCGGTCTGGAACGAGAATACGGAAGATGGGAATATGCTGATCGGAAGAAACTTCGATTTTTACGTAGGAGACGAGTTTGCCCAAAATAAGCTGGTTGAATTTGTAGAACCGGAAGACGGATTTCCTTATATGTCAGTAAGCTGGCCGGGAATGATCGGTGTAGTTTCCGGAATGAATAAAGAGGGAATAACCGTAACGATCAATGCTGGAAAATCAAGGATTCCTCTGACGGCGAAAACACCTATTTCTCTGGTGACCAGAGAAATCCTGCAATATGCTAAAAACATAGATGAAGCGATTGCTATTGCTAAAAAAAGACATGTATTTGTTTCAGAATCCATTTTAGTAGGAAGTGCTCATGATAAAAATGCAATAATTATTGAAGTCTCACCGAAAAACTTCGGAGTATATAGAGTTCAAAACACAAGTAAAGTGCTTTGCACCAATCATTTTCAGTCTGATACTTATAAAGAGGATACTAAAAATAAAAAGCAGATTGAAGAGAGCCACTCGGCATACCGTTATGAAAAATTACAGGAACTTTTACAGGAAGAAAAAAAGTTGAATCCAGAAAAAATAGCTGCTATTTTAAGAAACCGTTCCGGTTTAAAAGATAAAAGCATAGGTTATGGAAATGAGAAAGCTTTAAACCAACTTTTAGCTCATCATGCTGTTATATTTTCACCTGAAAAGAAACTGGCTTGGGTATCATCCAATCCCTATCAGTTAGGAGAATTTGTGTGCTATGATCTCAATGAAATATTTTCAGGCAAAACGTTACAGCCCGATAAATTCTCAAAGTCACAATTGAATATTCCGCGAGATCCTTTTGCAGATTCTGAAGAATTTGAAAGTTATGAATTGTATAGAATGCTGAGTAAAGAAATAATTGAGGCTACAGAAAAGAAGAATATGGAATTAACGGATGATTTTATTCCTTCTTATGAGTCTTTAAATCCGGATTTCTGGAAAGGATATTTTTTGGGTGGAAAATATTATTATCACAAAAAAGAATATTCAAAAGCAAAAATAGAATTTGAAAAGGCTCTTACCAAAGAAATAACGACTGTTCCGGATCAGAAAATGATTGAAAAATATCTTAATAAAACCAATAAAAAAATTAATAAATAATTGAAATATTATTTATTAAATCATTACTTAATTTTTTATAAATATTCTCATAAAGTAAGCTAAAAATTCAATGAGTGAAAATTGGGAATACCTCCTAATGATGGGAACCAAAAGATGATGGTGTCAAAATAATACAAAGGGTCTTATATTTAATTATTTTTAGTTTTTTATCGTTTTTTAAGATTTTGTTTGCTTGTATTTTTTGATTTTTTTAAACAAATATGTAACGTTTTAATATATTTCTCTACTAACTGAGTAATTGGAAATTAATATTTGTTAAAAAAAAACGTATGAAAAAAATTCGACTTAGTGTTAAGCTATTGTTGTTTTGTTCTCTTTTCAGTGCTGGGGTTGTCTCTGCTCAAAAGTATGAACAGACAATTAAAGACTATGTTAATTCAGCAGGATCATTTCAGAGATCTAATCCGGAATTAAAAAGCTTTAAAATTATCAACATTGATCCTTCAAGCAGTTTGAAGGGAGACGTTGTAGGGATTCAGCAGACGATTGATGGTATTCCTGTTTTTGGTAGTTCTGCCAATGTTTTGATTAGAGACGGTAAAGTATTGAATTTTGCAGATACCTTTATTAAAACATATCCTACAGCAATTAAAGGGAAAGAAAGTGGA
This Chryseobacterium sp. G0162 DNA region includes the following protein-coding sequences:
- a CDS encoding phenylacetate--CoA ligase family protein, whose amino-acid sequence is MEFHPFIEKSSTQEIKAFQEEKLQQLLAYLEGNSPFYQRLFKEKNINIGEIRTLEDLQKIPVTTKNDLQQHNHDFFCITPDKIVDYSTTSGTLGDPVTFGLSDGDLERLAYNEAISFACAGIQKGDVVQMITTIDKRFMAGLAYFLGLRKMGASVVRMGPGIPELQWDSIFRYKPKYLITVPSFLLKMIDYAEKHGLDYKNSSVYGAVCIGESIKNQDFTDNILSQKIKEKWDIKLFSTYASTEMSTAFTECEFQIGGHHHPELIITEILDEDENVVKEGESGELTITTLGVEAIPLLRFKTGDIVKAHYEPCQCGRNTMRLGPVIGRKQQMIKYKGTTLYPPAMNDILNDFNNILCYQIVIQANEIGLDEIIIKLSTDQENENFVNEVRDHFRAKLRVSPKIEIIDFDILSKTVFNPNSRKPITFIDLR
- a CDS encoding NAD(P)/FAD-dependent oxidoreductase is translated as MSKEFVDVLVIGAGPSGCVSSSYLKNNNVSVKVVEKTKFPRLVVGESLIPRVMDHFDEAGLFPALDKMGFEKKLGARFLRGDEVCIFDFSNKFGEGWDWTWQVPRADFDNTLAQEVINKGVDLEFETEVIDIKFEGTDSITTVRTKEGETKEIHAKFVIDSSGYGRVLPRLLDLEKPSKLSPHSAIFSHVKDLNREPGEEGTLISFDIIETEVWLWVIPFSNGNTSLGIVGPTEYIEKLSENGDTAEALRKAISLSDYYMKRFGDVEFLFEPRHLKDYSCSVKSLFGDGFALTGNASEFLDPVFSSGMAFATESGMLAAKLALRQLNGEKIDWQTEYTDYILYGVDVFTTYVKEWYTGNLQELFFHQPENPDVKKKICAVLAGYVWNKDNPFVKKHDTVIKNLANLIKLEKEQTQE
- the hutH gene encoding histidine ammonia-lyase encodes the protein MKINNFLELKDFQKIIIENEKIELDESLLSRVNASFQFLKEFSKNKVIYGVNTGFGPMAQFKISDEDTHQLQYNLIRSHSSGIGNPLPSQEVKACMLARMNTLSLGNSGVHESVIYLLQELINRDITPLIFEHGGVGASGDLVQLAHLALVLIGEGEVFYKGERKLTKEVFEIEELKPIQVEIREGLALMNGTSVMSGIGIVNAYKANQLTDISIKLSCAINEIVQAYDDHLSEALNGTKRHYGQQKVAERMRAHLADSKLIRKRADHLYTHFEEQEKVFKEKVQEYYSLRCVPQILGPVLDTLEYTEKVLENEINSANDNPIINVEDQHVYHGGNFHGDYISLEMDKLKIVVTKLTMLAERQLNYLLNAKINEILPPFVNLGKLGFNFGMQGVQFTATSTTAESQMLSNPMYVHSIPNNNDNQDVVSMGTNAAVICRKVIENAFEVLAIEAITIVQAIEYLGFQNEISSSTKELYDEIRKIIPAFSDDMVMYPYLEEVKKYLKAM
- the fabG gene encoding 3-oxoacyl-ACP reductase FabG → MKCAIVTGGSRGIGRAICIKLAEEKTYHILINYTSNEAAAKETLAQVEELGATGEILKFDVGNTEEVRQILTAWQDNNPEALVEVIVNNAGITRDGLFMWMQKEDWNTVINTSLDGFFNVTNFFIQKLLRNKYGRIINMVSVSGVKGTAGQTNYSAAKGALVGATKALAQEVAKRNITVNAVAPGFIRTDMTQEFNEDELKAMIPANRFGEAEEVADLVAFLASRKSSYITEEVININGGIYS
- a CDS encoding beta-ketoacyl-[acyl-carrier-protein] synthase family protein; the protein is MENRVVITGMGIYSCIGTSLEEVRESLYQGKSGIVLDQDRKEFGFRSGLTGVVPKPDLKNLLNRRQRVSMGEESEYAYLATLDALKQANLDETFLDAHEVGILYGNDSVSQAVVESIDIAREKKDTTLMGSGAIFKSMNSTVTMNLSTIFKLKGINLTISAACASGSHSLGLAYMMIKNGFQDMIICGGAQETNKYSMASFDGLGVFSAREEDPTKASRPFDAGRDGLIPSGGAASLIVESLESAQRRGAPIIAEIIGYGFSSNGGHISTPNVDGPALAMDRALKQSGLKASDIDYINAHATSTPIGDANEAKAIYEIFGSEVPVSSTKSMTGHECWMAGASEVIYSILMMQNDFVAPNINLENPDNEAQKINLVSKTKNQKIDVFLSNSFGFGGTNSALIVKKFD
- a CDS encoding acyl carrier protein; its protein translation is MEREKIVAIVNDFLVNEFEVDGDEISNDANLKNTLGLDSLDYIDMVVVIESNFGVKLGEADFKKMVTFDDFYTTIENKIVAKNA
- a CDS encoding lipid A biosynthesis acyltransferase — its product is MNKWKGKSKGTVLGYRIFVWCIRNIGIRSSYLVLYLVAAYYVLFQKKSNQYILYYFQKRLNFSYWKAKRSIFKSYFTFGQVLIDKTAISAGLREKYTYEFDGIENLRNLLAAKKGGVLISAHIGNFEVAEHFFADIDFDCQINLVTTDQEVTVIKEYLESVSVKKSTIKFIYVKEDMSHIFEINQALSNNELICFTGDRYFEGSKFLEAELLGKSAKFPAGPFLIASRLGVPVVYVYVMKEKNLHYHLYARVAQNIKNRDSQGLLQSYVQNLETMLKKYPLQWFNYFDFWDDVD
- a CDS encoding phytoene desaturase family protein; translated protein: MKKEYDILVIGSGLGGLVSALVLAKEGLKVCVLEKNNQYGGNLQTFSRDKLIFDTGVHYLGGLSKGQNLHRFFSYLEIMDDLELQQMDEDGYDRISFGDDAVEYPHAQGYQNFVEQLSVCFPEEKENLENYCEEIQYVCSQFPRYHVVGKDNYNEEILHLNTKRFVESVTQNKKLQAVLLGSNFLYAGDSENVPFYVHALTVNSYIQSAYKCVKGGSQISRLLIRKLRQYGAEVHKHSEVSEFIFNGNNTLTSVKTKTGKEYAAKKFISNIEIRSAIKLIGEERLKKSFLNRVLSWQPVSSCFSVYIVLKPHCLPNFNYNIYHYSSEEQVWNAYRYHKQAWPETYMLSSTPSKQNSVFAESLTAISYMDFDEVKQWENTVNTVADEHERGKQYEGFKLEKTEKMIDALEKKIPGLRHAIQRIYTSSPLSYRDYIGSFEGNMYGYMKNSENPLKTMVSPRTKIDNLFLTGQSVNMHGILGVTIGAFNTCAEILGKETIDSRLHSMT